Proteins co-encoded in one Nicotiana sylvestris chromosome 7, ASM39365v2, whole genome shotgun sequence genomic window:
- the LOC138873962 gene encoding uncharacterized protein: MSVNEYYLKFISLAKYAPEMVRDMRARVRRFVLGISDNLLVDANIAAQNNNMTITKMVAFVQGNEYRLKEVERLRREKERKFSKRAKSAGNFNYGGSQTRGNRQFFKKSKSGPAPSSASAPVQRSKFNKKNQNFRRADSQSQASVGYRIPGCPICSMCGKSHPRLCHLSTNGCFGCGQQGHFLRDCPSAK, encoded by the coding sequence ATGAGTGTGAATGAGTATTACCTCAAGTTCATCTCTTTGGCCAAGTATGCTCCGGAAATGGTACGTGATATGAGGGCCAGAGTTAGGCGATTTGTGTTGGGGATTTCAGATAATTTGCTTGTTGATGCTAATATAGCTGCTCAGAATAATAACATGACCATCACTAAGATGGTTGCCTTTGTTCAAGGGAATGAATACAGGTTGAAGGAAGTAGAGCGGCTACGGAGAGAGAAGGAGAGGAAATTCAGCAAGAGAGCTAAGTCTGCAGGAAATTTCAACTATGGGGGATCTCAAACAAGAGGCAATCGCCAGTTtttcaagaaatcaaaatcaGGACCTGCCCCATCTTCAGCTAGTGCACCGGTTCAGAGGTCAAAGTTTAACAAGAAAAACCAGAATTTCAGAAGAGCAGACTCACAGTCACAGGCTAGTGTTGGCTACAGAATCCCTGGTTGCCCTATTTGCAGCATGTGTGGTAAGAGTCACCCAAGGTTGTGTCATTTGAGCACAAATGGTTGCTTTGGGTGCGGTCAGCAGGGCCACTTCTTGAGGGATTGTCCATCGGCAAAGTAG
- the LOC104232944 gene encoding uncharacterized protein, with the protein MKGIMRFGKKGKLSPRFIGPYRILRRIGHVAYELELLQELAAVHPVFHVSLLKKFLGDPSLVVPTEVIGVKDSLSYEEIPMAILDHQMRKLRTKEIALVKVLWRNQKVEKAT; encoded by the coding sequence atgaaaggcattatgagatttgggaagaaggggaaactTAGTCCCCGCTTTATTGGTCCATATAGAATCCTGCGAAGGATCGGACATgtggcttatgagttagaattactGCAAGAACTAGCTGCTgtacacccagtgtttcatgtgtccttGTTGAAGAAATTCCTGGGAGACCCGTCACTTGTGGTTCCTACAGAGGTTATAGGGGTTAAAGACAGCCTGTCTTACGAAGAAATTCCAATGGCTATTCTTGATCATCAAATGCGCAAGCTCAGAACTAAGGAAATTGCTTTAGTAAAAGTGCTTTGGAGGAATCAAAAGGTTGAAAAGGCTACATAG